The following are from one region of the Chryseobacterium shigense genome:
- a CDS encoding fumarate hydratase — protein MDFRYQDPYPIQKDDTVYKKLTSDYVKVEMLGDREILTVDPKGLELLAEEAMADVSFMLRSSHLESLRRIIDDPEATDNDRFVAYNLLQNAAVAVEGALPSCQDTGTAIVMGKKGENVYTGVDDGEYLSKGIYNTYQKRNLRYSQVVPLTMFDEKNSGSNLPAQIDIYAKKGDYYEFLFLTKGGGSANKTFLYQKTKSLLNEKSLEEFVKERISDLGTAACPPYHLALVIGGTSAEANLAAVKKASAKYYDHLPTEGSEAGQAFRDLEWEAKVQKICQESAIGAQFGGKYLTHDVRVIRLPRHAASCPVGMGVSCSADRNIKGKITKEGIFLEQLEQDPKRFLPDTPPHLEEAVAIDLNKPMPEILAELSKYPIKTRLKLNGTLIVARDIAHAKIKEIIDSGKPMPEYFKNHPIYYAGPAKTPEGMASGSFGPTTAGRMDVYVDEFQSHGGSMIMLAKGNRSKDVTNACGKYGGFYLGSIGGPAAILAKDNIVSVDVVDFPELGMEAVRKIEVKDFPAFIITDDKGNDFFADLAH, from the coding sequence ATGGATTTTAGATATCAGGATCCGTATCCGATCCAGAAAGATGATACGGTGTATAAAAAGCTTACATCAGATTATGTAAAGGTTGAAATGTTAGGAGACAGGGAAATTTTAACGGTTGATCCGAAAGGGCTTGAACTTCTTGCTGAAGAAGCTATGGCTGATGTTTCTTTCATGCTCCGTTCTTCACACCTTGAAAGTCTCAGAAGAATCATCGATGATCCGGAAGCTACTGATAATGACAGATTCGTGGCTTATAACCTGTTACAGAATGCCGCGGTTGCTGTTGAAGGAGCTCTTCCTTCATGTCAGGATACAGGAACGGCTATTGTTATGGGAAAAAAAGGGGAAAATGTTTATACCGGAGTTGATGACGGCGAGTATCTGAGCAAAGGGATTTACAATACCTATCAGAAAAGAAACCTCAGATATTCCCAGGTAGTGCCTTTAACCATGTTTGATGAAAAAAATTCAGGATCAAACCTTCCGGCACAGATTGATATCTATGCCAAAAAAGGAGATTATTATGAATTTTTATTTTTAACGAAAGGAGGAGGTTCCGCTAACAAAACATTCTTATATCAGAAGACCAAATCATTATTAAATGAAAAGTCTCTTGAAGAATTCGTTAAAGAAAGAATATCCGATCTTGGAACGGCTGCATGCCCGCCATATCACCTTGCACTTGTAATCGGGGGAACTTCTGCTGAAGCGAATCTTGCTGCCGTGAAAAAAGCATCAGCAAAATATTATGACCATCTTCCGACAGAAGGAAGTGAGGCAGGACAGGCCTTCAGAGACCTTGAATGGGAAGCCAAAGTTCAGAAAATCTGCCAGGAAAGTGCAATCGGGGCACAGTTCGGAGGAAAATACCTTACCCATGACGTAAGAGTAATCAGACTTCCGCGTCACGCTGCTTCCTGCCCGGTTGGAATGGGAGTTTCATGCTCTGCAGACAGGAATATCAAAGGAAAGATTACCAAAGAGGGGATTTTCCTTGAGCAGCTTGAACAGGATCCAAAAAGATTTTTACCGGATACACCTCCGCATCTCGAAGAAGCTGTTGCAATTGATCTGAATAAGCCGATGCCCGAAATTTTGGCAGAACTATCAAAATATCCTATCAAAACAAGGTTGAAATTAAACGGAACCTTGATTGTTGCCAGAGATATTGCCCATGCAAAGATCAAAGAGATCATCGACAGTGGAAAACCAATGCCTGAATATTTCAAAAATCATCCTATCTATTATGCAGGACCAGCGAAAACTCCGGAAGGAATGGCCTCGGGAAGTTTCGGACCGACAACTGCCGGAAGAATGGATGTGTATGTGGATGAATTCCAGAGCCACGGGGGAAGTATGATCATGCTTGCCAAAGGAAACAGAAGTAAGGACGTAACCAATGCGTGCGGTAAATACGGAGGCTTTTATCTTGGATCTATCGGAGGACCGGCTGCTATTCTTGCCAAAGACAATATCGTTTCCGTAGACGTTGTGGATTTCCCGGAATTAGGAATGGAAGCAGTAAGAAAAATCGAGGTAAAAGATTTCCCTGCGTTTATTATTACCGACGATAAAGGCAACGATTTCTTTGCTGATCTTGCTCATTAA
- a CDS encoding T9SS type A sorting domain-containing protein, whose protein sequence is MFQNLHFAIRKIRAGLTVLIIAGSYLYAQQWEDVGGVTGVSASGSSYNNLVVDQTGNYYLSYYDTSVAKGSVQKFNGTSWSYVGGNAGITEGTATFNSLSVDAAGNIFYTNQIGYPGSGIAVQQFNGTSWSSLPNVTASAANYHASAVSPSNVLFTFGGQNSGTVQRYVNGAWEQVGNTGFSNGASFAEMVIGSDQKVYTCNVSAGVRVYQNSTSASATDTWDLVGGSIVDAASSSEQYTSDIAIDGNNNLYVAYVSSSDNGQKLNVKKFEGNAWVQLGEANFSNGKVQHVAIAVTSSGQPYVVASRFENDNLLRNTVYKFDAAVQNWVNLGGDFISAGEARYNDLAIDRVNNYLVLAYSEGLTKVKRISLDGVPPGCTNTDPGSNPGDTGCVTFTYRGQQVTYATVRGGDGKIWLQQNLGSSQVASAMGDEASYGDLFQWGRWDDGHQLRNSATAAPTSPNSPDGLNGLNAFIIGSPSWWGTFAATDKWTASNPANVSGTAGADPCRAVGSGWKMPSQAEWTDIVNAENMDNPGTAYNSRLKLPASGYRSSSSGALTFTGQRGYFWSSDTSNSGGKYLYIGSTIANPSSGAMRGQGSAVRCIKTASALGTSDIIKNTETAGIYPNPTNGILNIKADSLIESVNIINMVGQRLNNVQFNNNQINLNGLPNGIYIVELKLKNGQSFSKKIIKN, encoded by the coding sequence ATGTTTCAAAATTTACATTTTGCAATACGTAAAATAAGAGCAGGTCTGACTGTGCTAATCATTGCAGGAAGTTATCTATATGCCCAGCAATGGGAGGATGTAGGAGGTGTAACAGGAGTTTCAGCATCAGGAAGCAGTTATAATAATCTGGTAGTAGATCAAACCGGAAATTATTACCTTTCCTATTACGATACTTCCGTTGCCAAAGGCTCTGTGCAGAAATTTAACGGAACTTCATGGTCTTATGTCGGAGGAAATGCAGGAATTACAGAAGGAACAGCAACCTTTAATTCATTATCAGTTGATGCTGCCGGAAATATTTTTTACACCAACCAGATTGGTTATCCCGGGTCAGGAATTGCGGTACAGCAGTTTAACGGGACTTCATGGTCATCGCTTCCCAATGTTACAGCATCAGCAGCTAATTATCATGCCTCAGCCGTATCTCCATCCAATGTGCTGTTTACATTTGGAGGGCAAAATTCAGGAACAGTGCAGCGTTATGTGAACGGAGCGTGGGAACAGGTAGGAAATACAGGATTTTCCAACGGAGCCTCGTTTGCAGAAATGGTTATAGGATCTGATCAGAAAGTATATACCTGTAATGTATCTGCGGGAGTAAGGGTGTATCAGAACAGTACCTCTGCTTCGGCTACAGATACATGGGATTTGGTTGGAGGAAGTATTGTTGATGCTGCTTCCTCTTCGGAACAGTACACATCAGATATTGCTATAGACGGGAATAACAATCTTTATGTAGCTTATGTTTCCAGTTCAGACAACGGCCAAAAATTAAATGTGAAAAAGTTTGAAGGAAATGCGTGGGTACAGCTTGGTGAAGCCAACTTTTCAAATGGCAAGGTACAGCATGTGGCTATAGCGGTTACTTCTTCGGGACAGCCTTATGTTGTTGCCAGCCGCTTTGAAAATGATAATCTGTTGAGAAATACAGTTTATAAATTTGATGCAGCCGTACAGAATTGGGTAAATCTTGGTGGAGATTTTATTTCTGCCGGAGAAGCAAGATACAATGACCTGGCTATAGACAGGGTAAATAATTATCTGGTACTGGCTTATTCAGAGGGTCTTACCAAAGTGAAAAGGATTTCTTTGGACGGAGTTCCGCCGGGTTGTACCAATACAGATCCGGGAAGTAATCCGGGAGATACAGGCTGTGTTACCTTTACTTACCGCGGACAGCAGGTTACTTATGCAACTGTAAGAGGAGGTGACGGAAAAATATGGCTTCAGCAAAATCTCGGAAGTTCTCAGGTTGCTTCTGCAATGGGGGATGAGGCATCATACGGAGACCTTTTCCAATGGGGAAGATGGGATGACGGGCATCAGCTTAGAAATTCAGCTACGGCTGCTCCAACATCACCTAATTCACCGGACGGATTAAACGGTCTTAATGCCTTTATCATCGGATCTCCTTCATGGTGGGGAACATTTGCGGCTACCGATAAATGGACGGCTTCAAATCCTGCCAATGTTTCCGGTACTGCCGGAGCAGATCCGTGCCGTGCCGTAGGATCAGGCTGGAAAATGCCGTCCCAGGCTGAATGGACGGATATTGTTAACGCAGAAAATATGGACAATCCGGGAACAGCTTACAACAGCCGCCTGAAACTTCCGGCATCCGGTTACAGAAGTTCTTCATCCGGAGCTCTTACTTTTACAGGGCAGAGAGGATATTTCTGGAGCTCGGATACATCAAACTCAGGAGGGAAGTATCTGTATATAGGTTCTACCATTGCCAATCCTTCATCCGGAGCTATGAGAGGGCAGGGATCTGCAGTGAGATGTATTAAAACGGCTTCCGCACTGGGAACATCAGATATCATTAAAAATACTGAAACAGCAGGGATATATCCTAATCCTACCAATGGTATTCTTAACATCAAAGCAGATTCACTGATTGAAAGCGTGAATATTATCAATATGGTTGGACAAAGACTTAATAACGTGCAGTTCAACAACAACCAAATCAATTTGAACGGTCTTCCGAATGGAATTTATATTGTAGAATTAAAATTAAAGAACGGACAGAGCTTTTCTAAGAAAATTATTAAAAATTAG
- a CDS encoding ABC transporter ATP-binding protein produces the protein MITINNLSKTYGTATVLNIEHLEIPNGETFGLVGNNGAGKTTLFSLMLDLIQPTTGFVSIEDIKVNESEAWKNKVSAFVDDTFLIGYLTPEEYFYFIGELRGQNKASIDEFLKPFHDFFNGEILNSGKYVRDLSKGNQKKVGIVGAVIGNPDIIILDEPFANLDPSTQIKLKNLIKELSKQDGVTFLISSHDLSHTTEVCNRIVVVNKGQLVKDIQTNPETLRDLEQYFADQVSSSPMV, from the coding sequence ATGATTACTATCAATAACTTATCCAAAACATACGGAACTGCTACAGTTCTTAATATTGAGCATCTTGAAATTCCAAACGGGGAAACATTTGGCCTTGTAGGAAATAATGGTGCGGGAAAAACAACGCTTTTCAGTCTTATGCTTGACCTGATCCAGCCTACAACAGGTTTTGTAAGCATCGAAGATATCAAAGTGAATGAATCAGAAGCCTGGAAAAATAAAGTGTCAGCTTTCGTGGATGATACTTTCCTGATCGGTTATCTTACCCCTGAAGAATATTTCTATTTCATCGGGGAACTGAGAGGCCAGAATAAAGCTTCCATAGATGAATTTTTAAAGCCTTTCCATGATTTTTTTAATGGCGAGATCCTTAATTCGGGAAAGTATGTCCGTGACCTGTCAAAAGGAAACCAGAAAAAAGTTGGAATTGTAGGTGCAGTTATCGGAAATCCGGATATCATTATCCTTGATGAACCTTTTGCCAATCTGGATCCTTCTACCCAGATCAAGCTTAAAAACCTGATCAAAGAACTTTCAAAGCAGGACGGGGTTACTTTCCTGATTTCAAGCCACGATCTTTCCCATACTACGGAAGTATGCAACAGAATAGTTGTGGTTAACAAAGGGCAGCTTGTAAAAGATATCCAGACCAATCCGGAGACATTACGGGATCTTGAACAGTACTTTGCAGATCAGGTTTCTTCTTCTCCAATGGTTTAA
- the fumC gene encoding class II fumarate hydratase: protein MNYRIEKDTMGDVQVPADKFWGAQTERSRNNFKIGPEGSMPHEIIEAFAYLKKAAAYTNTDLGVLSAEKRDMIGKVCDEILNGKLNDQFPLVIWQTGSGTQSNMNVNEVISNRAHVNNGGTLGDQSEIHPNDDVNKSQSSNDTYPTAMHIAAYKKVVEVTIPAVEKLKNTLAEKAEAFKDIVKIGRTHLMDATPLTLGQEFSGYKAQLEFGLRALKNTLPHLSELALGGTAVGTGLNTPNGYDVKVAEYIAKFTHHPFITAENKFEALAAHDAIVESHGALKQLAVSLFKIAQDIRLLASGPRSGIGEIHIPENEPGSSIMPGKVNPTQNEAMTMVCAQVLGNDTTISFAGTQGNYELNVFKPVMAYNFLQSAQLIADACISFNDHCAEGIEPNHERIKELVDKSLMLVTALNTHIGYENAAKIAKTAHKNGTTLKEEAVNLGLLTAEQFDEWVKPEDMVGSLK from the coding sequence ATGAATTACAGAATCGAAAAGGATACTATGGGAGATGTTCAGGTGCCCGCAGACAAGTTTTGGGGAGCACAGACTGAACGTTCAAGAAATAATTTTAAGATCGGACCGGAAGGTTCTATGCCGCATGAGATCATTGAAGCTTTTGCTTATTTAAAGAAAGCTGCAGCCTATACCAATACTGATCTTGGAGTTCTTTCGGCAGAAAAAAGAGATATGATTGGTAAAGTGTGTGATGAGATTCTTAACGGAAAGCTAAATGATCAGTTTCCATTAGTGATCTGGCAGACCGGTTCGGGAACCCAGTCGAATATGAATGTTAATGAAGTAATCTCAAACAGGGCACACGTTAATAACGGCGGAACTTTAGGTGACCAATCTGAAATTCATCCGAATGATGATGTGAATAAATCCCAGTCTTCCAATGATACTTATCCCACAGCGATGCATATTGCCGCTTATAAAAAGGTGGTTGAAGTAACAATTCCGGCCGTTGAAAAACTAAAGAATACGCTTGCTGAAAAAGCAGAAGCTTTCAAAGATATCGTAAAAATAGGGAGAACCCACCTTATGGACGCCACTCCACTTACATTGGGACAGGAGTTTTCAGGATATAAAGCCCAGCTTGAATTCGGGTTGAGAGCTTTAAAAAATACATTACCTCATCTTTCTGAACTTGCCTTAGGCGGAACTGCTGTAGGTACAGGTCTTAATACCCCGAACGGTTATGATGTGAAGGTTGCAGAATACATTGCCAAATTTACCCATCATCCATTTATCACGGCTGAGAATAAGTTTGAAGCTTTAGCCGCTCACGATGCGATTGTAGAGTCTCATGGAGCTTTAAAACAATTGGCTGTATCTTTATTTAAGATTGCCCAGGATATCAGGTTACTGGCTTCAGGACCGCGTTCAGGAATTGGTGAAATTCACATTCCGGAAAACGAGCCGGGGTCCTCAATTATGCCGGGAAAGGTAAATCCTACACAAAATGAGGCAATGACTATGGTTTGCGCCCAGGTTCTCGGAAATGATACTACGATTTCTTTTGCAGGAACACAGGGAAATTATGAGCTGAATGTTTTCAAGCCTGTGATGGCTTACAATTTCCTTCAATCTGCCCAGTTGATTGCGGATGCATGTATTTCCTTCAATGATCATTGTGCTGAAGGTATTGAACCTAACCACGAGAGAATTAAAGAGCTTGTAGACAAATCATTAATGCTTGTTACGGCCCTAAATACCCATATCGGCTATGAAAATGCTGCAAAAATTGCAAAAACAGCCCACAAGAACGGAACTACCTTAAAAGAAGAGGCTGTTAACCTGGGACTTTTAACTGCCGAACAGTTTGATGAATGGGTGAAGCCTGAAGATATGGTAGGAAGCCTGAAATAA
- a CDS encoding alpha-amylase family glycosyl hydrolase — translation MRKFYSLIYLFITAFVFGQINYTVTPNPFNETNTVTLTVPGDQIDETAWGVSNNAVYIWSWSLDTNYQNSQDCPTNGSWNNSNELNKLTYNSGTDTYSMTFTPTTFYGRTGIGRFGFLLKDKTGSHQTPDTFVNVGILNLSLTNPAANSLTTVPAGNSINITATTNVAATFQLKANGAVVNSTSTPSQSYNYSYTVTQDANMELIATDTNSNTKNATFMLQVPRNVVSEAIPGWIRQGINYSPTDQTKVGLALYAPYKNFVHVIGSFNNWTVNDTYLMKRDTTNPDLYWIELTGLTPQQLYTFQYRTNDMKIVADPFSPQILSSYDDQWISAATYPNLPAFPAGQNFEVSTFKTGQTPYNWQVTNFQRPAKENLMVYELLLRDFTQEKNWQSLINKIPYLKNLNINAIELLPIMEFEGNLSWGYNTSFHYALDKAYGTPEKFKEFVDLCHQNGIAVILDIAFNHATGRSPLARLWNIDPDGDGYGDIAANNPYFNQVPKHSYNVFNDFNHTSPSTQYYVERSLQQWLTEYHIDGFRWDLTKGFTQSCSENDETCTNAYQQDRVDIMKNYADKQWAIDPNSYMIFEHLGTDAEEQQWANYRIAEGKGVMLWNKQTDPYNQNTMGYKENSDYDRMNHSLHGFTNMSAVGYGESHDEERLMFKNLAYGAVNGGYNVTNLNTALERMKTFGATFFTIPGPKMIWQFGELGYEFSINRCADGSINSGCRTDEKPIAFTLGYDTNANRKSVYDTWAKIINIRNTYPVFKSKTYSIESNNLTNDPDGLITRIYVYDNSVAGVKNVVVLANYTTSSQNVVPYFPYTGQWQNLMDNSVSNIASTTAPITLQPGEFRIFGNYAGALSTMDVNAANKLSLQIADNPVKNGLAKLVYSKAKNGEIFIFDMSGKKMDSFKLNAENGTYELKANYPAGTYLVHLKAENGMAIQKMIIK, via the coding sequence ATGAGAAAATTTTATTCCCTTATTTACCTGTTTATTACAGCTTTTGTTTTTGGACAGATTAACTATACAGTTACTCCCAATCCGTTCAATGAAACAAATACTGTTACTTTAACAGTTCCGGGAGATCAGATTGATGAAACAGCGTGGGGCGTTTCGAATAATGCCGTTTATATCTGGTCGTGGTCTCTGGATACCAATTACCAGAACAGCCAGGATTGCCCTACAAACGGGAGCTGGAATAATTCCAATGAACTGAATAAACTTACTTATAATTCAGGAACCGATACTTATTCCATGACCTTTACTCCAACTACTTTTTATGGAAGAACAGGAATCGGAAGATTTGGATTTTTATTAAAAGATAAAACCGGATCTCACCAAACTCCGGATACCTTTGTGAATGTTGGAATTTTAAATTTAAGCCTGACCAATCCGGCAGCCAATAGCTTAACGACAGTTCCGGCAGGAAACTCAATTAATATAACTGCAACAACCAATGTCGCAGCAACATTTCAGTTAAAGGCAAACGGAGCAGTTGTAAATTCTACTTCTACACCTTCACAATCTTACAATTACAGTTATACGGTGACTCAGGATGCGAACATGGAACTGATTGCAACAGACACCAATTCAAATACCAAGAATGCCACTTTCATGCTGCAGGTTCCCAGAAATGTAGTTTCTGAAGCAATTCCAGGATGGATCAGACAGGGAATTAATTACAGCCCTACAGATCAGACGAAAGTAGGACTTGCCCTGTATGCTCCATATAAAAACTTCGTGCACGTTATCGGAAGTTTTAATAACTGGACCGTGAACGACACGTATTTAATGAAAAGGGATACAACAAACCCTGATCTTTACTGGATTGAGCTAACGGGACTTACTCCACAGCAGCTGTATACTTTCCAGTACAGAACAAATGATATGAAAATTGTGGCTGATCCGTTCTCACCACAAATCCTGTCTTCTTATGATGACCAGTGGATCTCAGCTGCTACTTACCCGAATTTACCGGCATTCCCGGCTGGGCAGAACTTTGAGGTATCTACGTTCAAAACAGGACAAACTCCTTATAACTGGCAGGTAACCAATTTCCAAAGACCTGCTAAGGAAAACCTGATGGTGTATGAATTACTTCTGAGAGATTTTACACAGGAAAAAAACTGGCAGTCATTAATCAATAAGATACCATACTTAAAGAATTTAAATATTAATGCTATTGAGCTCCTTCCTATTATGGAGTTTGAAGGAAACCTTTCCTGGGGCTACAATACTTCTTTCCACTATGCCTTGGATAAAGCATATGGAACTCCTGAAAAATTCAAAGAATTTGTTGATCTGTGCCATCAGAATGGAATAGCGGTTATTCTGGACATTGCATTTAACCATGCAACAGGCCGTTCACCATTGGCAAGACTTTGGAATATTGACCCGGATGGAGACGGTTATGGTGATATCGCAGCCAATAACCCTTATTTTAACCAGGTTCCGAAGCATTCCTATAATGTATTTAATGATTTCAACCATACAAGTCCTTCAACTCAGTATTACGTTGAAAGAAGTCTTCAGCAGTGGCTTACTGAATATCATATTGACGGATTCCGTTGGGACCTTACCAAAGGATTTACACAAAGCTGCTCTGAAAATGATGAAACCTGTACCAATGCTTACCAGCAGGACAGAGTGGATATTATGAAAAACTATGCCGATAAGCAGTGGGCAATTGATCCGAATTCTTATATGATCTTCGAACACCTGGGGACAGACGCAGAAGAACAGCAATGGGCCAACTACAGAATTGCTGAAGGAAAAGGAGTAATGCTTTGGAATAAGCAAACCGATCCTTACAACCAGAATACAATGGGTTATAAAGAAAACAGTGACTACGACAGGATGAATCACAGTCTTCACGGCTTCACAAATATGTCTGCTGTAGGTTACGGAGAAAGCCATGATGAAGAAAGATTAATGTTTAAAAACCTTGCTTACGGAGCGGTTAACGGAGGGTACAATGTAACTAACCTTAATACGGCACTTGAAAGAATGAAAACTTTCGGAGCGACATTTTTCACAATTCCCGGCCCGAAAATGATCTGGCAGTTTGGTGAATTGGGTTATGAATTCAGTATCAACAGATGTGCAGACGGTTCCATAAACAGCGGATGCAGAACGGATGAAAAACCTATTGCTTTTACACTAGGATATGATACGAATGCAAACAGAAAATCAGTATATGATACCTGGGCTAAAATCATCAATATCAGAAATACTTATCCGGTTTTCAAATCGAAGACCTATTCAATCGAATCTAATAATCTGACCAATGATCCTGATGGGTTAATCACAAGAATTTATGTATATGATAATTCAGTAGCAGGAGTGAAAAACGTAGTGGTTCTGGCTAACTATACTACTTCATCCCAGAATGTGGTTCCTTACTTCCCTTATACAGGCCAATGGCAGAATCTGATGGATAACTCTGTTTCGAATATTGCTTCTACAACGGCTCCTATTACTTTACAGCCGGGAGAATTCAGAATTTTCGGAAACTATGCCGGAGCATTATCTACAATGGATGTGAATGCGGCTAATAAACTGTCACTTCAGATTGCAGATAACCCTGTGAAGAACGGTCTGGCAAAATTGGTTTATAGCAAAGCTAAAAACGGAGAGATCTTTATTTTTGATATGAGCGGTAAAAAAATGGATTCGTTTAAACTAAATGCAGAGAACGGAACCTATGAACTGAAGGCGAATTACCCGGCTGGAACCTATCTGGTTCACCTTAAAGCTGAAAACGGAATGGCAATTCAGAAAATGATTATCAAATAA
- a CDS encoding Dyp-type peroxidase, with translation MSIESQNVTDYPNTNTIFMVWKLNESPQLKSIFQQLCALVLNLNNSVFNRFPDSRASCVMGIGFEAWKKLDLPTPLPKELTNFEEIKGIKHTVVSTPGDLHFHLRADNKSLIFDMAIEISKLLTPVAESILEIHGFKYWDARSILGFVDGTENPHGENRDYFAKIGDEDSHYKGGSYLFVQKYLHNMNAWKGLSTEEQEKVIGRSKENDIEMSDDVKPSNSHIALANIEDENGEELKIVRDNMPFGSPSSNEFGTYFIAYSNTFTTTKKMLTNMFIGDPPGNYDRILDFSTAVTGTLFFVPTKNMLDEFSG, from the coding sequence ATGAGCATAGAATCACAAAACGTTACAGACTATCCTAACACCAATACCATTTTTATGGTATGGAAGCTTAATGAAAGTCCCCAGCTGAAAAGTATTTTTCAACAGCTTTGTGCTTTGGTTCTCAACCTTAATAATTCGGTCTTCAACAGGTTTCCGGACAGCCGGGCAAGCTGTGTCATGGGAATCGGTTTTGAAGCCTGGAAAAAACTGGACCTTCCAACGCCTTTGCCTAAAGAACTGACTAATTTTGAGGAAATTAAAGGAATAAAGCATACCGTCGTCTCCACACCGGGAGATCTTCATTTCCATTTGAGAGCAGATAACAAGAGTCTTATTTTCGATATGGCCATCGAGATTTCAAAGCTTCTGACCCCAGTTGCTGAAAGTATTCTTGAAATTCATGGATTTAAATATTGGGATGCACGTTCTATTCTCGGTTTTGTGGATGGAACAGAAAACCCGCACGGGGAGAATCGTGATTATTTTGCAAAAATAGGGGATGAAGATTCTCATTATAAAGGCGGAAGCTATTTATTTGTCCAGAAATACCTTCACAATATGAATGCCTGGAAAGGGCTTTCCACAGAAGAACAGGAAAAAGTGATAGGAAGATCAAAAGAAAATGATATTGAAATGTCTGATGATGTCAAGCCTTCCAACTCCCATATCGCCTTAGCCAATATTGAAGATGAAAATGGGGAAGAACTTAAAATTGTCAGAGATAATATGCCTTTCGGAAGCCCGTCTTCCAATGAATTCGGGACTTATTTCATTGCTTATTCAAATACATTCACCACAACGAAGAAAATGCTGACAAATATGTTTATCGGTGATCCGCCCGGAAATTACGACAGGATTTTAGATTTCAGTACAGCAGTTACCGGAACACTTTTCTTTGTTCCTACCAAGAATATGCTGGATGAATTTTCCGGATAG
- a CDS encoding helix-turn-helix domain-containing protein, with product MKNLSKNGLLFSSENIKIVMQEDQQPEKFSRLHMIESKASFSLLFLLSPNIRLEANDCDTKFLFRKNQYILHYSSRESTTELWTENQETIKYFQIQINYQYIFNLIDPESSKENAEILENMIRNNYIFLHKRTPPYMTVEMHMIVKELIGYSKKGMMQRLFVEAKIIKLLILIFEQFNEKNKMEEEPGVSFAVKKFIDENYHKNIRAEDIGKLTGISQNKIRKEFKAQYSMTVTDYISELRMLKAKKMIIDKDIMIKEIAIECGYEYVQNFTRAFKKKFGVSPEKLRNG from the coding sequence ATGAAGAATCTATCCAAGAACGGATTACTGTTCAGCTCCGAAAACATCAAGATTGTGATGCAGGAAGATCAACAGCCTGAAAAATTTTCAAGGTTGCATATGATTGAAAGTAAGGCCAGTTTCAGCCTCCTTTTTCTGCTGAGTCCCAATATCCGGCTGGAAGCTAATGACTGTGATACAAAATTCCTGTTCAGAAAAAACCAGTATATTCTTCACTATTCTTCCCGGGAAAGCACAACGGAACTCTGGACAGAAAACCAGGAAACAATAAAATATTTCCAGATACAGATTAATTACCAATATATCTTTAATCTGATTGACCCGGAATCCAGTAAGGAAAATGCTGAAATTCTTGAAAACATGATCAGGAACAATTATATTTTCCTGCATAAAAGAACACCTCCGTATATGACTGTGGAAATGCATATGATTGTAAAAGAGTTAATCGGCTATTCAAAAAAAGGGATGATGCAGAGATTGTTTGTTGAAGCCAAAATCATTAAGCTTCTCATCCTTATTTTTGAGCAGTTCAATGAAAAAAATAAAATGGAGGAGGAACCGGGAGTTTCTTTTGCCGTTAAAAAGTTCATTGATGAAAACTACCATAAAAATATCAGAGCAGAAGATATCGGAAAATTAACAGGTATCAGCCAGAATAAGATCAGAAAAGAATTTAAGGCTCAATATAGTATGACTGTGACAGATTATATTTCGGAATTGAGAATGCTTAAGGCAAAGAAAATGATTATTGATAAGGATATTATGATCAAAGAAATTGCTATAGAATGCGGCTATGAATATGTGCAGAATTTCACCCGCGCATTCAAGAAGAAATTTGGAGTTTCCCCTGAGAAACTGAGAAACGGATAA